The DNA region TCCATGGAGTCTCCTACTTCGTCGGCGACCGGTGCGAGCGAGAGGCTCGCAAGGCGCCGCTGCTGCCCGGGCGGCATGGTGACCTTCGCCGGTGTGCTGGTGTTCATACTGGCGCTCTTCAACGGCCTGAACGGCATCGCCGCGATCAACCGGTCGCACGTCTTCATCGACGGCGCCCACATCGTCGTGGGCGATCTGCGGGCCTGGGGCTGGACCCTGCTGGTGCTCGGGATCCTGCTGGCCCTGATCGGGGCCGGCATCGTGGCCGGCAGCCAGCTGGCGCGCTGGGCCGGCGTGGCCGTGCTGTCGCTCAACGCCTTCTCGCACATGTGGGTGGTGGCCAGCTACCCGCTCTGGTCGGTGCTGATCATCCTGCTGGACATCCTGGCGATCTACGCGCTCTGTGTGCACTGGGACAGGCATGAGTACGGGGAGGCGACGCTGTAGCCGACTCCATGAGCCATTTTCCAATCTGAGGTTTCTGGTGGCCCGACTCTGTCGGGGACCTTGAGAAGCCCGGCTTCAGCCGCCGATGGTCGGCACCCGGGGAGGGCGCGATGCCGTCGGCGGGAGCGCGGCTGACAGTACGGCCTGTGGCCCGCCCCTGCCGGCGACCTTGCCGCGTCGAGCGCTCGGGTGGCGTCCATGTCCTCGTCAGCCGTGCCATGGCTCCGGCATGGTCCTGCCCCGGTGCCCGGGCCGCGCGCTGTGGCACCATGCCCCGGAAGTCGACTTTTCCGAGGAGAGGATCAGCCATGTCCGAAACCGCTACGGAGCCCGGAGCCGGGCCCGCTTTCCGGGTCGCGACCCTCGCCGACGTCCCGGCGCTGGTCGAGCTGGTGGAGTCCGCCTACCGGGGCGAGGCCAGCAAGGCCGGCTGGACCACCGAGGCGCACCTGCTGGACGGGCAGCGCACCGATGCCACCGATGTCGCCGAGGCCGTCCAGCACCCGGAGGGCGTGGTGCTGCTGGTCGAGCGCGACGGCGAGCCGATCGCCTGCTGCCAGTTGGCGCGGCGCCCGGACAGCGCCTACTTCGGCATGTTCTCGGTGCGCCCGACCCTGCAGGGCGGCGGGATCGGCCGGCTGGTGCTGGCCGAGGCCGAGCGGATGGCCCGCGAGGAGTGGGGAGTCGGGCGGCTGGAGATGAACGTGGTCGAGCAGCGGGGCGACCTGATCGCCTGGTACGAGCGGCGCGGGTTCCGCCGCACCGGCGTCTACAGCCCCTTCCCGTACGGCGACGAGCGCTTCGGCATCCCGCGCCGGCCGGACCTCCGGTTCGAGCTGTTGACCAAGGAGTTGAAGCAGGCCTGAGGGCGGCTTGCTGCGGTGCTCCGCGAAGGGCACGGAACCGGCCCGGGTCAGCCGTAGACGCTCCGGCAGAGGCGGGCCTGCTCCGAACCGGCCGGCCAGCGGCCGATGCGTTCGGCCTGGTCGCAGATGGTGCCCGGGCCGAGGGTGGGGATCGCCGGGGCCCCGCCGTTCGGCGCCGGGCGGGCGCCGGGGCTCGGGTGCGGGGTATGGCCGGACTTGGGGTGGGCGCCGGGCGTCGGGTGCCGGCCGTCGGCGTGCCCCGGCCCGGCCGGGGCGGCCGCCGGGGTGGCTGGGTCGTCGCCGCTCGCGCCGCTAGCGCCGCTCGCCAGGGCGTCCTGCGGGGTGCCGTCCGGACCCGTGCCGTCCCGGCCGGTGCCGTCCCGGCCGGGGGAGGGCACCGGGGACGGTGCGGGCGTGCCGTCCAGCAGCCGGTCCGTCGGGGTGGCGGACGGCGGGGCGCCCGACACGGCCGTCACATGGATGTCGCCACCCGAGCCCGGTCCGCACATCACCAGCACGCCCGCCAGCACGGCGAGCGTCCCGCCCGCCGCCACCGCCCAGGCCTTCCGCGAACGGCGCGGCGGCACCGGGGCCACCGGCGGAAACGGCTCGGACGGGCCCGCTTGGGGCGGGATCGGGACCGGCGGCGGCTGCCAGGCGTTCGGCGGCCACTGCCACTGTCCTCCGGTGGGCTGCTCAGTCATCTGTTCGTCCTTCCAGCGCGCCCCCGCCGTACCTTTCCGTGCTCAACGAGCGCGCCGACGCCGGGACATGACCCGGAAGAGGGGTCTGAACGGGCGTGAATTGCCACCGCGCCACATGCTGGGGGTCATGGAGACCAACAGCACGACCGCACACCTGGTCGAGGTGGCCGAGTTCCGGACCGACAGCCGCTACCGCCTGGTCCACTTCGAGGGCCACGGCTGGGAACCGCTCGCCCCCGAGGAGTTCGAGCCCCGGATCCACCAGCTCTTCCCCGGCCTCGACCCGCACGACCCGGTCAAGGTGCACTGGGCCGACCGCCCCTGGGAATGGCCGGCCTGGCACCCCGGTGAGGCCTGACGCGCTGGTCACCGAGCCGCCGTTCGCTACGCTTTCCGGGTGAGCGTGGATCACTTCTGGCGCCGTCTGCCGGGTCAGGCCCTGGACGCCTGTTCGCCCGAGGAGCTCGGCGAACTGGTGCCACGGCGCCGCGACCTCCGGTACGACCGGCTCGCCGCCGACGGACTCGCCCTCGGCGTGCGGCAGACCGCCGCCCTGATGGAACTCGCGCTCACCGAGAACGGGCTGCACCCCGACCCGGCCGCCCGGCTGCCCGTCTACGGCGGTGCCCCGCGTGAAGCCGGGGCCGGGATGCCGGTGCTGCGCCCCGAACAGGTCGCCGCCGCCTCCACCTTCCTGCGCGACTCGGCGCTCGGCGAACTCGTCCGCCAGCAGGACACCGTGCTCGCCCGCCGGGTCGCCCAACTCGACTCCGCGCCACCCTGGTCGGAGAGCTGGGCCGCCCGCGTCGTCAACGACCTGCGCGAACTGCGGGACTTCTTCGCGGGCGCGGCCGCCGCCGGGGACGCGGTGGTGGTACGGGAGTCGGAAGGAATACCCCGGTGAGCAACCCGAGTACGGCGGGCTACGGCGAGGCGGCGGCGCAACTCGCCGTCCAGTACGAGAGCGTGGCCTTCACCGAGGTCCACCACTCGCGCCTGCACCTCTACCCGGCCGCCCCCGCCGCAGTCCTGGACGTCGGCGCCGGCACCGGACGCGACGCCGCCGCCCTCGCCGCCCTCGGCCACCGGGTGGTGGCGGCCGAGCCGACACCCGAACTCCGCGCCGTCGGCGAACGCCTGCACCCGGACGCGGGCATCCGCTGGGTCGCGGACGAGCTGCCCGCACTGCCCCGGCTCAGCGCCGAGGGCGAGCACTTCGACCTCATCCTGCTCACCGCGGTCTGGATGCACCTCACCCCCGCCGAAGGCCCGCCCGCCATGGCCACCCTGGCCCGCCTGCTCGCCCCCGGCGGCCGCCTCGCCCTCACCCTCCGCCACGGCCCCGTCCCACCCGGCCGCCGGATGTTCGACCTCCCACCCGAGCACACGATCACCCTGGCGCAGTCCCACGGTCTCCAGCTGCTCCACCGCGGCACCCGCTCCGACCTGCACGGCCGGGAGGACGTCAGCTGGACCGAGCTGGTCCTCGAGCGCGGGCACTGACCGACGACCCCCCCGGGCACGGGTCGACGGCCCCGGGCACGGACCGGCGGCCCCGGGTACGGGCCGGGGCCGCCGGTGGCCGTGGACGTCAGCGCCAGAACTCGGCGAGCCGCCCGGCCAGAGCCCGGCCCTGGTCGTAACCGGCTCGGGCGGCGGGCGGACGCGTCGACAGGTCCATCATGTCGGTCCCGAACGCCTTGAGTGCGGCGTCGTCGGGGAAGACCGTCTCGACGCTGCTGCCGGCCGCGCGGAGCTCGTCGACCTGCGCCGCGAGCTGCATGCGCCACTCCAACGGATGCCGCGTTCGACCGCCGAAGGGCGACAGCACCAGCACCCTCGCGTGCCCGGCCGCCAGGTCGGCGTTCTCGTTG from Kitasatospora cathayae includes:
- a CDS encoding DUF7144 family membrane protein, with the protein product MVTFAGVLVFILALFNGLNGIAAINRSHVFIDGAHIVVGDLRAWGWTLLVLGILLALIGAGIVAGSQLARWAGVAVLSLNAFSHMWVVASYPLWSVLIILLDILAIYALCVHWDRHEYGEATL
- a CDS encoding GNAT family N-acetyltransferase gives rise to the protein MSETATEPGAGPAFRVATLADVPALVELVESAYRGEASKAGWTTEAHLLDGQRTDATDVAEAVQHPEGVVLLVERDGEPIACCQLARRPDSAYFGMFSVRPTLQGGGIGRLVLAEAERMAREEWGVGRLEMNVVEQRGDLIAWYERRGFRRTGVYSPFPYGDERFGIPRRPDLRFELLTKELKQA
- a CDS encoding class I SAM-dependent methyltransferase, coding for MSNPSTAGYGEAAAQLAVQYESVAFTEVHHSRLHLYPAAPAAVLDVGAGTGRDAAALAALGHRVVAAEPTPELRAVGERLHPDAGIRWVADELPALPRLSAEGEHFDLILLTAVWMHLTPAEGPPAMATLARLLAPGGRLALTLRHGPVPPGRRMFDLPPEHTITLAQSHGLQLLHRGTRSDLHGREDVSWTELVLERGH